Proteins from one Porites lutea chromosome 3, jaPorLute2.1, whole genome shotgun sequence genomic window:
- the LOC140929847 gene encoding uncharacterized protein isoform X1: MSLFSCIVKFSTKTMSSLKAIFLSVLVLFLSTSCALQLEAKNDEKTGGLSYNAQEKRDDETKTDSSNNLQRDSASGINRGEDMVTSADLAEIKQRSFMGRKAQPPGLWGRSLRNQPPGLWGRQATVEEEEEDSDDERKINNRIPGLWGRGLKNRTPRLWERSGEDEKNLREEHENDIFLPQNKPPGLWGRGINDHEDFEDKSMRALTGPWERGLRNNRPGLWGRGIEGSYPGLWGRNTRDDPSENWSRQLRPGLWGRALRNSPKELWRRNFLPSETDEDKDIDFNNK, from the exons ATGTCATTATTTTCCTGCATCGTAAAGTTTTCTACCAAAAC GATGTCTTCCTTAAAAGCAATCTTCCTGTCCGTGCTTGTTTTGTTCTTGTCCACATCTTGTGCTCTGCAACTGGAAGCTAAAAATGATGAGAAAACTGGTGGGCTATCCTACAACGCACAAGAAAAACGAGACGACGAAACAAAAACGGACTCTTCAAACAATCTGCAGCGGGACTCAGCGTCAGGCATTAACCGAGGGGAAGACATGGTGACCTCAGCTGATTTGgcggaaataaaacaaaggtCATTCATGGGACGGAAAGCGCAGCCGCCTGGTTTATGGGGACGAAGCTTGAGAAACCAACCTCCTGGTCTGTGGGGAAGACAAGCTACAGTCGAGGAAGAGGAGGAAGATTCAGATGATGAACGCAAGATAAACAACCGTATTCCGGGTCTTTGGGGGAGGGGTTTAAAAAACAGAACCCCACGTCTTTGGGAACGATCAGGTGAAGACGAAAAGAACTTGAGAGAAGAACACGAAAACGACATCTTCCTACCCCAAAACAAGCCTCCAGGTCTCTGGGGAAGAGGAATTAATGACCATGAAGACTTTGAAGACAAAAGCATGAGAGCGCTGACCGGTCCTTGGGAGCGGGGCTTAAGAAACAACCGTCCGGGTCTGTGGGGGCGCGGAATTGAAGGTTCGTATCCGGGACTTTGGGGTAGGAACACTAGAGATGATCCATCAGAAAACTGGAGTCGGCAACTTCGGCCTGGTCTGTGGGGACGAGCACTGAGGAACAGTCCAAAGGAGCTTTGGAGAAGAAACTTTTTGCCATCAGAGACTGATGAGGACAAGGATATCGATTTCAACAACAAATGA
- the LOC140929847 gene encoding uncharacterized protein isoform X2 — translation MSSLKAIFLSVLVLFLSTSCALQLEAKNDEKTGGLSYNAQEKRDDETKTDSSNNLQRDSASGINRGEDMVTSADLAEIKQRSFMGRKAQPPGLWGRSLRNQPPGLWGRQATVEEEEEDSDDERKINNRIPGLWGRGLKNRTPRLWERSGEDEKNLREEHENDIFLPQNKPPGLWGRGINDHEDFEDKSMRALTGPWERGLRNNRPGLWGRGIEGSYPGLWGRNTRDDPSENWSRQLRPGLWGRALRNSPKELWRRNFLPSETDEDKDIDFNNK, via the coding sequence ATGTCTTCCTTAAAAGCAATCTTCCTGTCCGTGCTTGTTTTGTTCTTGTCCACATCTTGTGCTCTGCAACTGGAAGCTAAAAATGATGAGAAAACTGGTGGGCTATCCTACAACGCACAAGAAAAACGAGACGACGAAACAAAAACGGACTCTTCAAACAATCTGCAGCGGGACTCAGCGTCAGGCATTAACCGAGGGGAAGACATGGTGACCTCAGCTGATTTGgcggaaataaaacaaaggtCATTCATGGGACGGAAAGCGCAGCCGCCTGGTTTATGGGGACGAAGCTTGAGAAACCAACCTCCTGGTCTGTGGGGAAGACAAGCTACAGTCGAGGAAGAGGAGGAAGATTCAGATGATGAACGCAAGATAAACAACCGTATTCCGGGTCTTTGGGGGAGGGGTTTAAAAAACAGAACCCCACGTCTTTGGGAACGATCAGGTGAAGACGAAAAGAACTTGAGAGAAGAACACGAAAACGACATCTTCCTACCCCAAAACAAGCCTCCAGGTCTCTGGGGAAGAGGAATTAATGACCATGAAGACTTTGAAGACAAAAGCATGAGAGCGCTGACCGGTCCTTGGGAGCGGGGCTTAAGAAACAACCGTCCGGGTCTGTGGGGGCGCGGAATTGAAGGTTCGTATCCGGGACTTTGGGGTAGGAACACTAGAGATGATCCATCAGAAAACTGGAGTCGGCAACTTCGGCCTGGTCTGTGGGGACGAGCACTGAGGAACAGTCCAAAGGAGCTTTGGAGAAGAAACTTTTTGCCATCAGAGACTGATGAGGACAAGGATATCGATTTCAACAACAAATGA